From the genome of Bombus huntii isolate Logan2020A chromosome 14, iyBomHunt1.1, whole genome shotgun sequence, one region includes:
- the LOC126873281 gene encoding homeobox protein 2-like isoform X3, with product METVWNKDVNVTNTLFPNSQSLVMQRLDEQEVINTSLTEDIVTVQLEQFRLNEEENNKSDKLHNEADSKWDNSQHNISNLPKSDSDVDNQVNSKQCHDNNNNNEKSKSQLPLDTKTSIQKTTQKINTKRLNDQKIKKQSGSLKESWTPSKQTSKSKDDLLNLCNDNITSTSMDSKKVAVGTNPKLNDKYSKVNSYNKNLIVGKGARVKEQQFFKQHFSTFNDSGNKSRSIEGLDEKSKSVATKLKLSKNESDKKNNEIDDIKKCHKIHVTRTQSYNVHYNRNKSLIKSQQRYSKNATKPEENSYINNSSGFNNSINVSNSAENVSRKKCETQQPLVNKQISSIQSNQNVSGKGTKNSSITECNINERSLIKTNSVSNKRSYSNLTNAKNNNERNIKDDQAYNQKFKKDSNIYRRSSGIFQTFIKDVNGKMKTDDHKRNITDNNLTKDYRVNRINSADTKMRSQSEGSKITVYSHKTSNGASNIKTDALDSPAINNVQSIKSLNCFPSSTKDCTSIYTSCHTPQESQISQASCNETEVQFVKTEQEDTSNNNSNNKTSTSNSETKSVKFLDNVQEFNMAHHSVTSYSDNSMHQSKPPANSFYSDLQNTPHTNNAQQIENHQNVQNRSYFDNNNAQYNNTTSSSQNNERDLHLMDLVHQKPEQTSHMSPQSILPQNNSNPPIAMGNGLPYQNMPAVYLNHYNNAQTVPRKTADSTIIPQNILIPSTSSYSIENQNMLQTDPSNILMHNTQTSVLPPSGFHNHPITTQHNQWNLPLPDMFLFGNVINPAHSLNIPIQNSRHMCNADFNNIQQTSYLQHPLFYVPPMCMQSWNPMMQYPARLFQNPPYSNCTTFPNQALPPNNLTDSMNCSVSTSVQSNLYKHFQPIQPLENAPSFSVPVKLDNYMQSCKTNSVRMKANTVDVHMRASQYRASVPNEYQNCSQDSQLMVPFSYAVTMDPIAKNGPSNMHMQVNQKYEPRAFNSTSYQRIPETCSTYHTNQDSNNRKDDVSKNNSECIPPMVSPKECMYYGINYSRKTDTMQNSSIQSDIKSVTYNMHAVNAQHYIPHFQKNTTYHASSKELSTRLNAGRNMRKTMDQ from the exons ATGGAGACTGTTTGGAACAAAGATGTTAATGTAACTAATACACTATTTCCAAATTCACAATCGTTGGTAATGCAAAGACTGGATGAACAGGAGGTGATCAATACGTCTTTGACAGAGGATATTGTTACAGTTCAATTAGAACAATTTAGACTTAATGAagaggaaaataataaatctgaCAAATTACATAATGAAGCTGATAGCAAATG GGATAATAGTCAGCATAATATATCTAACTTACCAAAGTCAGACAGTGATGTGGATAATCAAGTAAACTCAAAGCAGTGTCAtgataacaacaataataatgaaaaatctAAAAGTCAGTTACCATTGGACACAAAGACAAGTATACAAAAGACAACTcaaaaaattaatactaaaaGATTGAATGATCAAAAGATTAAAAAACAATCAG GCTCTTTGAAAGAATCTTGGACTCCTTCGAAACAGACTTCTAAATCTAAAGATGACTTACTAAATTTATGTAATGATAATATAACTTCAACTTCTATGGATTCAAAAAAGGTAGCTGTAGGGACAAATCCTAAGCTTAATGATAAATATAGCAAAGTCAatagttacaataaaaatttaatcgtGGGTAAAGGAGCACGAGTGAAGGAGCAACAGTTttttaaacaacatttttctACATTTAATGATAGTGGTAATAAAAGCCGATCCATAGAGGGATTAGATGAGAAAAGTAAATCTGTTGCAACAAAATTAAAACTAAGTAAAAATGAATCAGacaaaaaaaataatgaaatagaTGACATAAAAAAATGTCATAAGATTCATGTAACGCGTACTCAATCATATAATGTCCactataatagaaataaatctttaataaAGTCACAGCAACGATATTCAAAAAATGCAACTAAGCCAGAAGAAAAtagttatattaataattcatcTGGCTTTAATAACAGTATTAACGTGTCTAATTCAGCTGAGAACGTATCAAGAAAGAAGTGCGAAACTCAACAACCTTtagtaaataaacaaattagCAGTATACAGTCCAATCAGAATGTTTCTGGAAAAGGTACAAAGAATTCAAGTATTACAGAATGCaatataaatgaaagaagTTTAATAAAGACAAATTCAGTATCAAACAAACGAAGTTACTCAAATTTAACTAATGCGAAGAACAAcaatgaaagaaatattaaagatgATCAAGCATACAATCagaaatttaagaaagattctaatatttataggCGATCTTCCGGTATATTTCAGACGTTTATCAAGGATGTAAATGGGAAAATGAAAACAGATGATCATAAAAGGAATATTACAGATAATAACTTGACAAAAGATTATAGAGTAAATCGTATTAATTCAGCAGATACAAAGATGCGTTCTCAATCTGAAGGCTCAAAGATAACTGTATACTCACATAAGACAAGTAACGGTGCTAGTAATATAAAGACTGATGCATTAGATTCACCTGCTATAAATAATGTACAGTctataaaatcattaaattgTTTTCCAAGTAGTACCAAAGATTGCACAAGTATATATACGTCATGTCATACACCACAAGAATCACAGATTTCACAGGCTTCTTGTAATGAAACTGAAGTACAATTTGTGAAGACTGAACAAGAAGATactagtaataataatagcaataATAAAACAAGTACTAGTAATTCAGAGACGAAATCAGTTAAATTTTTAGATAACGTTCAGGAATTTAATATGGCACATCATTCTGTAACATCATATTCTGATAATTCTATGCATCAAAGCAAGCCTCCAGcaaattcattttattctGATTTACAAAATACACCACATACAAATAATGCTCAACAAATTGAAAACCAccaaaatgtacaaaataggagttatttcgataataataatgctcaatataataatacaaccAGCAGCAGTCAAAATAACGAACGAGATTTACATCTTATGGATTTAGTACATCAAAAACCAGAACAAACATCGCATATGTCACCACAAAGCATATTGCCACAGAATAATTCTAATCCACCTATCGCTATGGGAAATGGGTTGCCCTATCAGAATATGCCTGCTGTCTATCTAAATCATTATAATAATGCACAAACTGTACCAAGAAAAACAGCTGACAGTACAATCATCCctcaaaatatattaattccAAGTACCTCTTCTTACAGTATAGAAAACCAAAACATGTTGCAAACCGACCCTTCTAATATTCTAATGCATAATACTCAAACGTCAGTTCTACCACCATCAGGTTTTCATAATCATCCTATAACTACACAGCATAATCAGTGGAATTTGCCTCTTCCAGATATGTTTCTTTTTGGGAACGTGATAAATCCCGCCCATTCTTTGAACATCCCAATTCAGAATTCCAGACACATGTGCAACGCGGATTTCAACAACATCCAACAAACGAGTTACTTGCAACATCCGTTATTTTACGTTCCCCCAATGTGTATGCAAAGCTGGAATCCAATGATGCAGTATCCAGCACGATTATTCCAAAATCCACCATACAGCAATTGCACCACATTTCCAAATCAAGCATTACCACCGAACAATTTGACGGATTCTATGAATTGTTCTGTATCGACGTCCGTGCAGAGCAACTTGTATAAACATTTCCAGCCGATACAACCTCTGGAAAATGCTCCGAGCTTTTCTGTCCCTGTAAAACTTGACAATTATATGCAAAGTTGTAAAACGAACAGTGTCAGAATGAAGGCTAATACTGTGGATGTTCACATGAGAGCTAGTCAATATCGAGCATCTGTGCCAAATGAGTATCAAAATTGTTCTCAAGATAGTCAGCTGATGGTACCGTTCTCATACGCAGTTACAATGGATCCTATTGCGAAGAATGGTCCGTCGAATATGCACATGCAGGTGAATCAGAAATACGAGCCACGCGCTTTTAATTCTACCAGTTATCAAAGAATTCCAGAGACTTGCTCTACGTACCACACTAATCAGGACTCTAACAACAGGAAGGATGACGTATCGAAAAATAATTCCGAATGTATACCACCTATGGTATCACCAAAAGAATGTATGTATTACGGAATTAATTATTCGCGGAAGACTGACACTATGCAAAATTCATCCATACAGTCGGATATAAAATCCGTAACTTACAACATGCACGCTGTTAACGCGCAGCATTACATCCCTCATTTTCAAAAGAATACGACTTACCATGCATCTTCAAAAGAGCTTTCAACCAGGCTAAACGCGGGACGTAACATGCGCAAAACAATGGATCAGTAA
- the LOC126873281 gene encoding homeobox protein 2-like isoform X1, with protein MREGIAHWRFIRGRMDSTDTDLEKKFHTEQMALIGKMHNMQWLKSNSQLSGHIKALPDGRETVNNTLKSKVNEGTQEKTEVVSTNTLSNSPELNKIDSILNKDINENNNTLSKDTSQSPLEIVDFSQKDMETVWNKDVNVTNTLFPNSQSLVMQRLDEQEVINTSLTEDIVTVQLEQFRLNEEENNKSDKLHNEADSKWDNSQHNISNLPKSDSDVDNQVNSKQCHDNNNNNEKSKSQLPLDTKTSIQKTTQKINTKRLNDQKIKKQSGSLKESWTPSKQTSKSKDDLLNLCNDNITSTSMDSKKVAVGTNPKLNDKYSKVNSYNKNLIVGKGARVKEQQFFKQHFSTFNDSGNKSRSIEGLDEKSKSVATKLKLSKNESDKKNNEIDDIKKCHKIHVTRTQSYNVHYNRNKSLIKSQQRYSKNATKPEENSYINNSSGFNNSINVSNSAENVSRKKCETQQPLVNKQISSIQSNQNVSGKGTKNSSITECNINERSLIKTNSVSNKRSYSNLTNAKNNNERNIKDDQAYNQKFKKDSNIYRRSSGIFQTFIKDVNGKMKTDDHKRNITDNNLTKDYRVNRINSADTKMRSQSEGSKITVYSHKTSNGASNIKTDALDSPAINNVQSIKSLNCFPSSTKDCTSIYTSCHTPQESQISQASCNETEVQFVKTEQEDTSNNNSNNKTSTSNSETKSVKFLDNVQEFNMAHHSVTSYSDNSMHQSKPPANSFYSDLQNTPHTNNAQQIENHQNVQNRSYFDNNNAQYNNTTSSSQNNERDLHLMDLVHQKPEQTSHMSPQSILPQNNSNPPIAMGNGLPYQNMPAVYLNHYNNAQTVPRKTADSTIIPQNILIPSTSSYSIENQNMLQTDPSNILMHNTQTSVLPPSGFHNHPITTQHNQWNLPLPDMFLFGNVINPAHSLNIPIQNSRHMCNADFNNIQQTSYLQHPLFYVPPMCMQSWNPMMQYPARLFQNPPYSNCTTFPNQALPPNNLTDSMNCSVSTSVQSNLYKHFQPIQPLENAPSFSVPVKLDNYMQSCKTNSVRMKANTVDVHMRASQYRASVPNEYQNCSQDSQLMVPFSYAVTMDPIAKNGPSNMHMQVNQKYEPRAFNSTSYQRIPETCSTYHTNQDSNNRKDDVSKNNSECIPPMVSPKECMYYGINYSRKTDTMQNSSIQSDIKSVTYNMHAVNAQHYIPHFQKNTTYHASSKELSTRLNAGRNMRKTMDQ; from the exons ATGCGGGAAGGTATCGcccattggcgattcattagaG GTAGAATGGATTCCACTGATACAGatttagaaaagaaatttcataCAGAGCAGATGGCCTTAATCGGCAAGATGCATAATATGCAGTGGCTAAAAAGTAATTCTCAGTTATCAGGCCA CATAAAGGCACTTCCAGATGGAAGAGAAACAGTAAATAATACACTCAAAAGTAAAGTAAATGAAGGAACACAAGAAAAAACTGAAGTTGTCTCAACTAACACTCTTTCAAACAGTCCTGAATTAAATAAGATtgattctattttaaataaagatattaatgaaaacaaTAATACTCTAAGCAAAGATACGTCTCAATCACCTTTAGAAATTGTTGATTTTTCTCAAAAAGATATGGAGACTGTTTGGAACAAAGATGTTAATGTAACTAATACACTATTTCCAAATTCACAATCGTTGGTAATGCAAAGACTGGATGAACAGGAGGTGATCAATACGTCTTTGACAGAGGATATTGTTACAGTTCAATTAGAACAATTTAGACTTAATGAagaggaaaataataaatctgaCAAATTACATAATGAAGCTGATAGCAAATG GGATAATAGTCAGCATAATATATCTAACTTACCAAAGTCAGACAGTGATGTGGATAATCAAGTAAACTCAAAGCAGTGTCAtgataacaacaataataatgaaaaatctAAAAGTCAGTTACCATTGGACACAAAGACAAGTATACAAAAGACAACTcaaaaaattaatactaaaaGATTGAATGATCAAAAGATTAAAAAACAATCAG GCTCTTTGAAAGAATCTTGGACTCCTTCGAAACAGACTTCTAAATCTAAAGATGACTTACTAAATTTATGTAATGATAATATAACTTCAACTTCTATGGATTCAAAAAAGGTAGCTGTAGGGACAAATCCTAAGCTTAATGATAAATATAGCAAAGTCAatagttacaataaaaatttaatcgtGGGTAAAGGAGCACGAGTGAAGGAGCAACAGTTttttaaacaacatttttctACATTTAATGATAGTGGTAATAAAAGCCGATCCATAGAGGGATTAGATGAGAAAAGTAAATCTGTTGCAACAAAATTAAAACTAAGTAAAAATGAATCAGacaaaaaaaataatgaaatagaTGACATAAAAAAATGTCATAAGATTCATGTAACGCGTACTCAATCATATAATGTCCactataatagaaataaatctttaataaAGTCACAGCAACGATATTCAAAAAATGCAACTAAGCCAGAAGAAAAtagttatattaataattcatcTGGCTTTAATAACAGTATTAACGTGTCTAATTCAGCTGAGAACGTATCAAGAAAGAAGTGCGAAACTCAACAACCTTtagtaaataaacaaattagCAGTATACAGTCCAATCAGAATGTTTCTGGAAAAGGTACAAAGAATTCAAGTATTACAGAATGCaatataaatgaaagaagTTTAATAAAGACAAATTCAGTATCAAACAAACGAAGTTACTCAAATTTAACTAATGCGAAGAACAAcaatgaaagaaatattaaagatgATCAAGCATACAATCagaaatttaagaaagattctaatatttataggCGATCTTCCGGTATATTTCAGACGTTTATCAAGGATGTAAATGGGAAAATGAAAACAGATGATCATAAAAGGAATATTACAGATAATAACTTGACAAAAGATTATAGAGTAAATCGTATTAATTCAGCAGATACAAAGATGCGTTCTCAATCTGAAGGCTCAAAGATAACTGTATACTCACATAAGACAAGTAACGGTGCTAGTAATATAAAGACTGATGCATTAGATTCACCTGCTATAAATAATGTACAGTctataaaatcattaaattgTTTTCCAAGTAGTACCAAAGATTGCACAAGTATATATACGTCATGTCATACACCACAAGAATCACAGATTTCACAGGCTTCTTGTAATGAAACTGAAGTACAATTTGTGAAGACTGAACAAGAAGATactagtaataataatagcaataATAAAACAAGTACTAGTAATTCAGAGACGAAATCAGTTAAATTTTTAGATAACGTTCAGGAATTTAATATGGCACATCATTCTGTAACATCATATTCTGATAATTCTATGCATCAAAGCAAGCCTCCAGcaaattcattttattctGATTTACAAAATACACCACATACAAATAATGCTCAACAAATTGAAAACCAccaaaatgtacaaaataggagttatttcgataataataatgctcaatataataatacaaccAGCAGCAGTCAAAATAACGAACGAGATTTACATCTTATGGATTTAGTACATCAAAAACCAGAACAAACATCGCATATGTCACCACAAAGCATATTGCCACAGAATAATTCTAATCCACCTATCGCTATGGGAAATGGGTTGCCCTATCAGAATATGCCTGCTGTCTATCTAAATCATTATAATAATGCACAAACTGTACCAAGAAAAACAGCTGACAGTACAATCATCCctcaaaatatattaattccAAGTACCTCTTCTTACAGTATAGAAAACCAAAACATGTTGCAAACCGACCCTTCTAATATTCTAATGCATAATACTCAAACGTCAGTTCTACCACCATCAGGTTTTCATAATCATCCTATAACTACACAGCATAATCAGTGGAATTTGCCTCTTCCAGATATGTTTCTTTTTGGGAACGTGATAAATCCCGCCCATTCTTTGAACATCCCAATTCAGAATTCCAGACACATGTGCAACGCGGATTTCAACAACATCCAACAAACGAGTTACTTGCAACATCCGTTATTTTACGTTCCCCCAATGTGTATGCAAAGCTGGAATCCAATGATGCAGTATCCAGCACGATTATTCCAAAATCCACCATACAGCAATTGCACCACATTTCCAAATCAAGCATTACCACCGAACAATTTGACGGATTCTATGAATTGTTCTGTATCGACGTCCGTGCAGAGCAACTTGTATAAACATTTCCAGCCGATACAACCTCTGGAAAATGCTCCGAGCTTTTCTGTCCCTGTAAAACTTGACAATTATATGCAAAGTTGTAAAACGAACAGTGTCAGAATGAAGGCTAATACTGTGGATGTTCACATGAGAGCTAGTCAATATCGAGCATCTGTGCCAAATGAGTATCAAAATTGTTCTCAAGATAGTCAGCTGATGGTACCGTTCTCATACGCAGTTACAATGGATCCTATTGCGAAGAATGGTCCGTCGAATATGCACATGCAGGTGAATCAGAAATACGAGCCACGCGCTTTTAATTCTACCAGTTATCAAAGAATTCCAGAGACTTGCTCTACGTACCACACTAATCAGGACTCTAACAACAGGAAGGATGACGTATCGAAAAATAATTCCGAATGTATACCACCTATGGTATCACCAAAAGAATGTATGTATTACGGAATTAATTATTCGCGGAAGACTGACACTATGCAAAATTCATCCATACAGTCGGATATAAAATCCGTAACTTACAACATGCACGCTGTTAACGCGCAGCATTACATCCCTCATTTTCAAAAGAATACGACTTACCATGCATCTTCAAAAGAGCTTTCAACCAGGCTAAACGCGGGACGTAACATGCGCAAAACAATGGATCAGTAA
- the LOC126873281 gene encoding homeobox protein 2-like isoform X2, which translates to MDSTDTDLEKKFHTEQMALIGKMHNMQWLKSNSQLSGHIKALPDGRETVNNTLKSKVNEGTQEKTEVVSTNTLSNSPELNKIDSILNKDINENNNTLSKDTSQSPLEIVDFSQKDMETVWNKDVNVTNTLFPNSQSLVMQRLDEQEVINTSLTEDIVTVQLEQFRLNEEENNKSDKLHNEADSKWDNSQHNISNLPKSDSDVDNQVNSKQCHDNNNNNEKSKSQLPLDTKTSIQKTTQKINTKRLNDQKIKKQSGSLKESWTPSKQTSKSKDDLLNLCNDNITSTSMDSKKVAVGTNPKLNDKYSKVNSYNKNLIVGKGARVKEQQFFKQHFSTFNDSGNKSRSIEGLDEKSKSVATKLKLSKNESDKKNNEIDDIKKCHKIHVTRTQSYNVHYNRNKSLIKSQQRYSKNATKPEENSYINNSSGFNNSINVSNSAENVSRKKCETQQPLVNKQISSIQSNQNVSGKGTKNSSITECNINERSLIKTNSVSNKRSYSNLTNAKNNNERNIKDDQAYNQKFKKDSNIYRRSSGIFQTFIKDVNGKMKTDDHKRNITDNNLTKDYRVNRINSADTKMRSQSEGSKITVYSHKTSNGASNIKTDALDSPAINNVQSIKSLNCFPSSTKDCTSIYTSCHTPQESQISQASCNETEVQFVKTEQEDTSNNNSNNKTSTSNSETKSVKFLDNVQEFNMAHHSVTSYSDNSMHQSKPPANSFYSDLQNTPHTNNAQQIENHQNVQNRSYFDNNNAQYNNTTSSSQNNERDLHLMDLVHQKPEQTSHMSPQSILPQNNSNPPIAMGNGLPYQNMPAVYLNHYNNAQTVPRKTADSTIIPQNILIPSTSSYSIENQNMLQTDPSNILMHNTQTSVLPPSGFHNHPITTQHNQWNLPLPDMFLFGNVINPAHSLNIPIQNSRHMCNADFNNIQQTSYLQHPLFYVPPMCMQSWNPMMQYPARLFQNPPYSNCTTFPNQALPPNNLTDSMNCSVSTSVQSNLYKHFQPIQPLENAPSFSVPVKLDNYMQSCKTNSVRMKANTVDVHMRASQYRASVPNEYQNCSQDSQLMVPFSYAVTMDPIAKNGPSNMHMQVNQKYEPRAFNSTSYQRIPETCSTYHTNQDSNNRKDDVSKNNSECIPPMVSPKECMYYGINYSRKTDTMQNSSIQSDIKSVTYNMHAVNAQHYIPHFQKNTTYHASSKELSTRLNAGRNMRKTMDQ; encoded by the exons ATGGATTCCACTGATACAGatttagaaaagaaatttcataCAGAGCAGATGGCCTTAATCGGCAAGATGCATAATATGCAGTGGCTAAAAAGTAATTCTCAGTTATCAGGCCA CATAAAGGCACTTCCAGATGGAAGAGAAACAGTAAATAATACACTCAAAAGTAAAGTAAATGAAGGAACACAAGAAAAAACTGAAGTTGTCTCAACTAACACTCTTTCAAACAGTCCTGAATTAAATAAGATtgattctattttaaataaagatattaatgaaaacaaTAATACTCTAAGCAAAGATACGTCTCAATCACCTTTAGAAATTGTTGATTTTTCTCAAAAAGATATGGAGACTGTTTGGAACAAAGATGTTAATGTAACTAATACACTATTTCCAAATTCACAATCGTTGGTAATGCAAAGACTGGATGAACAGGAGGTGATCAATACGTCTTTGACAGAGGATATTGTTACAGTTCAATTAGAACAATTTAGACTTAATGAagaggaaaataataaatctgaCAAATTACATAATGAAGCTGATAGCAAATG GGATAATAGTCAGCATAATATATCTAACTTACCAAAGTCAGACAGTGATGTGGATAATCAAGTAAACTCAAAGCAGTGTCAtgataacaacaataataatgaaaaatctAAAAGTCAGTTACCATTGGACACAAAGACAAGTATACAAAAGACAACTcaaaaaattaatactaaaaGATTGAATGATCAAAAGATTAAAAAACAATCAG GCTCTTTGAAAGAATCTTGGACTCCTTCGAAACAGACTTCTAAATCTAAAGATGACTTACTAAATTTATGTAATGATAATATAACTTCAACTTCTATGGATTCAAAAAAGGTAGCTGTAGGGACAAATCCTAAGCTTAATGATAAATATAGCAAAGTCAatagttacaataaaaatttaatcgtGGGTAAAGGAGCACGAGTGAAGGAGCAACAGTTttttaaacaacatttttctACATTTAATGATAGTGGTAATAAAAGCCGATCCATAGAGGGATTAGATGAGAAAAGTAAATCTGTTGCAACAAAATTAAAACTAAGTAAAAATGAATCAGacaaaaaaaataatgaaatagaTGACATAAAAAAATGTCATAAGATTCATGTAACGCGTACTCAATCATATAATGTCCactataatagaaataaatctttaataaAGTCACAGCAACGATATTCAAAAAATGCAACTAAGCCAGAAGAAAAtagttatattaataattcatcTGGCTTTAATAACAGTATTAACGTGTCTAATTCAGCTGAGAACGTATCAAGAAAGAAGTGCGAAACTCAACAACCTTtagtaaataaacaaattagCAGTATACAGTCCAATCAGAATGTTTCTGGAAAAGGTACAAAGAATTCAAGTATTACAGAATGCaatataaatgaaagaagTTTAATAAAGACAAATTCAGTATCAAACAAACGAAGTTACTCAAATTTAACTAATGCGAAGAACAAcaatgaaagaaatattaaagatgATCAAGCATACAATCagaaatttaagaaagattctaatatttataggCGATCTTCCGGTATATTTCAGACGTTTATCAAGGATGTAAATGGGAAAATGAAAACAGATGATCATAAAAGGAATATTACAGATAATAACTTGACAAAAGATTATAGAGTAAATCGTATTAATTCAGCAGATACAAAGATGCGTTCTCAATCTGAAGGCTCAAAGATAACTGTATACTCACATAAGACAAGTAACGGTGCTAGTAATATAAAGACTGATGCATTAGATTCACCTGCTATAAATAATGTACAGTctataaaatcattaaattgTTTTCCAAGTAGTACCAAAGATTGCACAAGTATATATACGTCATGTCATACACCACAAGAATCACAGATTTCACAGGCTTCTTGTAATGAAACTGAAGTACAATTTGTGAAGACTGAACAAGAAGATactagtaataataatagcaataATAAAACAAGTACTAGTAATTCAGAGACGAAATCAGTTAAATTTTTAGATAACGTTCAGGAATTTAATATGGCACATCATTCTGTAACATCATATTCTGATAATTCTATGCATCAAAGCAAGCCTCCAGcaaattcattttattctGATTTACAAAATACACCACATACAAATAATGCTCAACAAATTGAAAACCAccaaaatgtacaaaataggagttatttcgataataataatgctcaatataataatacaaccAGCAGCAGTCAAAATAACGAACGAGATTTACATCTTATGGATTTAGTACATCAAAAACCAGAACAAACATCGCATATGTCACCACAAAGCATATTGCCACAGAATAATTCTAATCCACCTATCGCTATGGGAAATGGGTTGCCCTATCAGAATATGCCTGCTGTCTATCTAAATCATTATAATAATGCACAAACTGTACCAAGAAAAACAGCTGACAGTACAATCATCCctcaaaatatattaattccAAGTACCTCTTCTTACAGTATAGAAAACCAAAACATGTTGCAAACCGACCCTTCTAATATTCTAATGCATAATACTCAAACGTCAGTTCTACCACCATCAGGTTTTCATAATCATCCTATAACTACACAGCATAATCAGTGGAATTTGCCTCTTCCAGATATGTTTCTTTTTGGGAACGTGATAAATCCCGCCCATTCTTTGAACATCCCAATTCAGAATTCCAGACACATGTGCAACGCGGATTTCAACAACATCCAACAAACGAGTTACTTGCAACATCCGTTATTTTACGTTCCCCCAATGTGTATGCAAAGCTGGAATCCAATGATGCAGTATCCAGCACGATTATTCCAAAATCCACCATACAGCAATTGCACCACATTTCCAAATCAAGCATTACCACCGAACAATTTGACGGATTCTATGAATTGTTCTGTATCGACGTCCGTGCAGAGCAACTTGTATAAACATTTCCAGCCGATACAACCTCTGGAAAATGCTCCGAGCTTTTCTGTCCCTGTAAAACTTGACAATTATATGCAAAGTTGTAAAACGAACAGTGTCAGAATGAAGGCTAATACTGTGGATGTTCACATGAGAGCTAGTCAATATCGAGCATCTGTGCCAAATGAGTATCAAAATTGTTCTCAAGATAGTCAGCTGATGGTACCGTTCTCATACGCAGTTACAATGGATCCTATTGCGAAGAATGGTCCGTCGAATATGCACATGCAGGTGAATCAGAAATACGAGCCACGCGCTTTTAATTCTACCAGTTATCAAAGAATTCCAGAGACTTGCTCTACGTACCACACTAATCAGGACTCTAACAACAGGAAGGATGACGTATCGAAAAATAATTCCGAATGTATACCACCTATGGTATCACCAAAAGAATGTATGTATTACGGAATTAATTATTCGCGGAAGACTGACACTATGCAAAATTCATCCATACAGTCGGATATAAAATCCGTAACTTACAACATGCACGCTGTTAACGCGCAGCATTACATCCCTCATTTTCAAAAGAATACGACTTACCATGCATCTTCAAAAGAGCTTTCAACCAGGCTAAACGCGGGACGTAACATGCGCAAAACAATGGATCAGTAA